GGTAAAGGGTAGTTTTCGCTTGCCCAGATAAATCGGCCGATAAGGACGAAAGAGCATTTTAATGGCTAAATCGTTGGTAAAATAGCCAATAATCCCACCGGCGATCGGGGGAGCTAGATAAATCCAAAAATTAAGCAGAGACAAAACTGGAGTTAGGAATTAACGGATTTGGTAGCGACCAATACTCCCATCATACCTCCTACAATAGGATAATGGACGGCACAATCGAACCCAGCTTTGGTTGCCAGGCTTACCTGTTCCGGGCCGGCGGGGAATCGAGCTAAACTGGGCATAATATAAGCATATTCTTCCGTTAGTCCTTGATGTTGCGCGTAGGGAACGACTATCCCATCGAGATACCATTGTTGAAACTGTTGGATGAGGGGATTAGTCGGATGGTGAAAGTCGAGGATGGCAATGGTTGCTCCCGGTTTGAGAATGCGGTGGATCTCTTGCAAGCATTGGGGAATATCTCTCACATTCCGCAGTCCGTATCCCATGGTGGCCGCATCAAAGGTACGATCGCCAAAAGGAAGCTGCAATACGTCTGCTTCTATCCAATGAATAGGAGTCCAGCTATAGTAGGTTTTGGCGATCGCCAAGAGATTGGGACAAAAGTCAACGCCGTAAACCGTTCCCGTCTTTCCTACCTGACGAGCCAAGGTTCGCGTAAGATCGCCGCTTCCACAACAGAGATCGATCGCGACGGCGCCCGGTTTCGCATAACTCCACTGCACGGTCATTTGTTTCCAAATTCGATGTTGTCCCCAACTGAGCCAATCGTTAAATTGGTCGTAGACTGGGGCAATGCGATCGAAGATTTGTTTGACGCTCGGGTTAGACATTGAGCTGTTCGACATTATCTGGCGACGTTCTCTCAATGCTACTGTAATGCTGCAATTAGCAATCCGACTAACTGAGCGGAGGTCTCGATAGACGATTTGTCTTCCTCAGAAAGAGAATAGTTTTCCGCCCATTGTAGAGATAATAGAGCCAGTATGTTTCCTTGGTAGAGAATAGGAATGGCTAAGTGAGACGCAATGGCTCCATCAGTGAGTTTGGCATATTGCAGGGTAGATGATGCGATCGCCTCTCGAACGGAACTATCCGTGCTTAACTCGAGAGAGTTATCGCTGCTGCGATGAGATCCGACAGTGGCATCGAAGGTTCCGTCTTGGACTAATTGCAGGATAGAACATTGAGTGTCGAAGGCTTCTGCAAATATTTCGGCCATCGTATCTAAAGCTTGTTCC
The Roseofilum casamattae BLCC-M143 genome window above contains:
- the ubiE gene encoding bifunctional demethylmenaquinone methyltransferase/2-methoxy-6-polyprenyl-1,4-benzoquinol methylase UbiE, with protein sequence MSNPSVKQIFDRIAPVYDQFNDWLSWGQHRIWKQMTVQWSYAKPGAVAIDLCCGSGDLTRTLARQVGKTGTVYGVDFCPNLLAIAKTYYSWTPIHWIEADVLQLPFGDRTFDAATMGYGLRNVRDIPQCLQEIHRILKPGATIAILDFHHPTNPLIQQFQQWYLDGIVVPYAQHQGLTEEYAYIMPSLARFPAGPEQVSLATKAGFDCAVHYPIVGGMMGVLVATKSVNS